In Syntrophorhabdaceae bacterium, the sequence CCTTGGGTCCAGGACCCTCGTGCGCCATGTCTACGAGACTGCGAGACGGGTCTTCGATTCTCTCATGATCATATCGAGCCGTCACGAAGGATTCGAAGGGATCGACGCGCCCGTGCTGCCCGATGTGATCCCCGTGAAAGGCGCTATCGTGGGCATCTCCTCCGCCCTCATCTATGCGCCTACTGCCTATGTCTTCGTCCTGGGTTGCGACATGCCCAATGTGAGTGAAGAAGCGCTCTCATACATGGTCCGGCAGGTCAATGGAGAGGATGTGATTATCCCCCGGGTCCCCCTCGGATGGGAAGCACTTCATGCAATTTATGGCAAGTCGTGCATCAGGCCCTTTCTCACGGCCATCTGGGAGAAGCGGTTCAAGATCCCCGCCCTTTTCCCGTCCCTCAACGTGAAGGAGCTGGGAGAAGATCCCATGTTTATCCACCGCGGCCGGTCCGTCTTCCTTAACGTCAATAGCGAGAATGAGCTGGCCGGGGCCTCGGAGCTGGCGAATGAAAATGAATACGACGTGCGGGCGATGACGGCATCGGACCTCGATCGTGTGCTCCTTATCGAGAGACTCTCTTTCGGGCTGCCATGGACGAGACGGCTTTTCGAAGAGGCGCTCTTTTCCTTGATCGCCGCCAATTTCGTCATTACCGTCAATGAGCGGGTCGTCGGTTATATGTGCCTTTATACGGTGGAAGACGAAGCCCATATTCTCAACGTGGCGATCCATCCGGACCGGAGAAAGAAAGGATACGGCGCCGCCTTGATGGGGCGGGTGGTGGACATCCTCAAGAAACAGGGGATCACCCAATTTTATCTGGAAGTGAGGGAAGGCAATCTGGATGCCATCAGGCTTTACCGGAAATTCGGCTTTGTGGCAGTGGGAAAAAGGAAAAAATACTATACCGACACCAATGAGGATGCCCTTGTGATGCACCTTCTTTCGGGAAATGGATAAGAGATGAATGATAGGGAAGGACGGATCGAGTCAAACAGGATGGTCGCGCCCGGCTATTTCCTGATGGAGATAAGACTACGGGGGGCCCTGACCCGCCCGAAACCGGGACAATTCATCATGCTTCGCATACCGGGGACGGAAGTATTCCTGAGGAGGCCTTTCGGAATATACCGTTACGAGAAAGAGAAGCTCACCCTCATGTACAGGGTGGTGGGAAAAGGCACGGAGAGGCTCGCCCGGGCGAAGGAAAATGAGCCTGTCGCAGTCCTCGGCCCCCTTGGGAAAGGCTTTCATATCGGCCCGCGAGACCATTATATTGTGGTCGCCGGAGGCATAGGCATCGCCGGGGTCCACAGCCTCATCGAAACCCTGGGGCAGAAGGCCCTCATCCTTTTCGGATGCGGGACAAAAG encodes:
- a CDS encoding dihydroorotate dehydrogenase electron transfer subunit; amino-acid sequence: MNDREGRIESNRMVAPGYFLMEIRLRGALTRPKPGQFIMLRIPGTEVFLRRPFGIYRYEKEKLTLMYRVVGKGTERLARAKENEPVAVLGPLGKGFHIGPRDHYIVVAGGIGIAGVHSLIETLGQKALILFGCGTKEELPIIEDLAPLKPMVSTMDGSYGLEGTVVDLLDSQLKSLKGNSEIFACGPEAMLTGLKKRIMEERIPCQVLVEERMACGLGLCFGCVRETIDETEPFKRVCKEGPVFDLWQIRL
- the rimI gene encoding ribosomal protein S18-alanine N-acetyltransferase, with the translated sequence MEISCAILAGGESRRMGRDKATLALGSRTLVRHVYETARRVFDSLMIISSRHEGFEGIDAPVLPDVIPVKGAIVGISSALIYAPTAYVFVLGCDMPNVSEEALSYMVRQVNGEDVIIPRVPLGWEALHAIYGKSCIRPFLTAIWEKRFKIPALFPSLNVKELGEDPMFIHRGRSVFLNVNSENELAGASELANENEYDVRAMTASDLDRVLLIERLSFGLPWTRRLFEEALFSLIAANFVITVNERVVGYMCLYTVEDEAHILNVAIHPDRRKKGYGAALMGRVVDILKKQGITQFYLEVREGNLDAIRLYRKFGFVAVGKRKKYYTDTNEDALVMHLLSGNG